The sequence TCCAATTGAGCCCACCGGCGAGCCACGCCACACCGGCAATGAGCAGCGCAATGACGAGCAGCGCGCGTGAGCTGTTGAACCACGACTTGGCGAGCAGCGCGCGCGGCGCGTAGTGATGCAGAATGTTTGGGCGGGTGATGTGCGTGCCGATCACGGGCCAGAACGGATCGCCATAGGCGTCCTGCCACCAGTGAAAGACGCCCGACACGAAGTCGGTGATCAGCCAGACGCCGATGATTTGTGCGACGATGAGTGCAACGAACATGGGCGCGCTCCCGAGTGAGACGCCTCCACGGTAGCACGCGCGATCAGGCGAATTCCATACGTCAGCCGACGCAGGCGGCCCTCATCGTGACGCCGAAATCATGACCGTCGCCATGCGGTGCACGGGGCACTCTCCCGTGGGCTGGCAGGTCACGGTGCGCGGGGCAGCGTCCAACTCCGCGAGGGGCGCCGCGGCACCGCCCGCGAGCGAGAAGGCAACGGGCATCTGCACCAGTTGTTTCACCGCGCGCCCATTCACCTGCGCCGCCACGAACTGCATGCGCTCGAGGCTCGTGCGCACCGCCTCGGTGAACGCGGGATCCGTCGACAGGCGTGGCCGGAAGGAGCGCGGGTCGGCATGGCCGCTGGAGTCCACAATGAACTGCGCGAGTACGACGCCGGCGGTGCCCGCCTGTCGCATCGCGGCGGGGTACACCGGCCCCGCCGTGCCGGGGCGCGGCGTCACGACGGTCCAACTCGCGAAGCCGAGCGTCTGCATATACGCCGTGAATGCGGAATCCGGCGCGGTGCGACGCGGCGCCGTGGATGCCGCGTCCTGTGCGAACGCCCGCGCAGGCGCCGCGATGGCAACGCAGGCGGCCGCCATGACGGTGGCGTGACGAACGAAGCGGGTCATATCGGCGGATCCTCGAGAAGAAGAGAAGCCTCGTCGTCCGCGAGCGCCAGCGGCGCCGCGCGTCGGGCAAGAGCCAAGGTGGCGGCAGCCGATGCGGCGCTCGCCACCACAAACCCGGCGGGAATCGCGAGCACCTCCACCGCACGGTAGTCGACACCGCGCACGAACAGCACGCCGATCATGAGGCCAACCAGTGCGCCCGCCACCGCAAAGCGTGGGAGCGACAGCGCTTTCAGCCATCCGCGCCGCGAGGCGAGGACAAGCGCCGACGAAAACGCGACGCCGGAGAGAAATCCAAGCCCGCCAAAGAGGAGCGGAAGCGGCAAGTCGGTCGTAACGCCCACGACCCAGCGCGTCAGCGATCCGGCGATCGCCCACGTGACGCCCCACAGCAGCCCGATCACCGTGGCGCTCCGCGGTCGACGCACACGCCAACGAACCATCGTTACGGGAGCCCCACCTGCTTGGCGATCGCCTGAACGCGCGGGTCGCTGCGGACCCGATCCAGCGCCGGATCGATCCGCATGAGCGCGATGGAGTGCGAGCGTTCCTTGCGAGCGCGCTCGAGATAGGCCACCGCCTGATCCTGATCGCCTAGCGCCGCGTACACGGTGGCGATCTCGTACGACGGATGATACCCCGCCGTTGGCGCCTCGAGCTCGCGCAACAGGACCAGCGCCTCGGCGCGCCGTCCGAAGGTCGCCAGCGCGTGGGCGAGGCCGGCCACCGTGATGGCACTGCGCTTCCCGAAGCGGGTGGCCGCCTCGAGATCGCGCATCGCTCCCGCAGAATCCCGCAGCAGCTCGCGCG comes from Gemmatimonadaceae bacterium and encodes:
- a CDS encoding energy transducer TonB, whose amino-acid sequence is MTRFVRHATVMAAACVAIAAPARAFAQDAASTAPRRTAPDSAFTAYMQTLGFASWTVVTPRPGTAGPVYPAAMRQAGTAGVVLAQFIVDSSGHADPRSFRPRLSTDPAFTEAVRTSLERMQFVAAQVNGRAVKQLVQMPVAFSLAGGAAAPLAELDAAPRTVTCQPTGECPVHRMATVMISASR